From Streptomyces sp. NBC_00775, one genomic window encodes:
- a CDS encoding DUF5955 family protein gives MLRSLGQRPVTGSDEDPRVAELRTAVSRLRRELAAHPAEFPDRGIAEDELAALAAMAVSGIPEIPRLRRSLLLIAGAIGSVSALATSLGHVRSAVELFGEPPRR, from the coding sequence GTGTTGCGGAGCTTGGGGCAGAGGCCAGTGACCGGCAGCGACGAGGACCCGAGGGTGGCGGAACTGCGTACCGCCGTCTCCCGGCTGCGCCGTGAACTCGCCGCGCATCCCGCCGAGTTCCCCGACCGGGGCATCGCCGAGGACGAACTCGCGGCGCTGGCCGCCATGGCCGTCAGCGGCATCCCCGAGATCCCCCGGCTGCGCCGCTCCCTGCTCCTGATCGCGGGCGCGATCGGCTCGGTCAGCGCCCTGGCGACGAGCCTCGGCCACGTCCGCAGCGCGGTGGAACTGTTCGGGGAACCGCCGCGCCGCTGA
- a CDS encoding nucleotidyltransferase family protein, with amino-acid sequence MTENKDQVAGLLLAAGGGRRLGGRPKALLSHRGRPLVEHAVAVLRAGGCTRVHVVLGAQAEVVRQRASLPGCVLVDNPEWEEGMGSSLRAGLDSLAGTGAPAALVSLVDQPGIGREAVARVLAAYESPLSLVAAAYDGERGHPVLFGAGHWAGIAATATGDRGARAYLKAHEDAITLVECGDVAQAYDIDTEGDLIHLE; translated from the coding sequence ATGACGGAGAACAAAGACCAGGTGGCCGGGCTGTTGTTGGCGGCCGGCGGCGGTCGGCGCCTCGGGGGGCGCCCCAAGGCACTGCTGTCCCACCGGGGGCGGCCCCTTGTCGAACACGCGGTCGCGGTCCTGCGCGCCGGCGGCTGCACCCGCGTGCACGTGGTCCTGGGCGCCCAGGCCGAAGTCGTACGACAGCGGGCCTCGCTGCCCGGGTGTGTCCTCGTGGACAACCCCGAGTGGGAGGAGGGGATGGGTTCCTCGCTGCGGGCGGGGCTCGACTCGCTGGCGGGCACGGGGGCGCCGGCCGCGCTGGTGTCGCTCGTCGATCAGCCCGGGATCGGGCGGGAGGCGGTGGCCCGGGTCCTGGCCGCGTACGAGTCTCCGCTGTCGCTCGTGGCGGCGGCGTACGACGGGGAACGCGGCCATCCGGTGCTCTTCGGCGCCGGTCACTGGGCCGGGATCGCGGCGACCGCGACGGGCGACCGGGGGGCACGCGCCTATCTGAAGGCCCACGAGGACGCGATCACGCTCGTCGAGTGCGGGGATGTGGCGCAGGCGTACGACATCGACACGGAGGGCGATCTGATCCACCTTGAGTAA
- a CDS encoding response regulator transcription factor: protein MTIRLLLADDHPVVRAGLRAVLSAEPDFEIVAEAPTAEAAVERAGAGGVDVVLMDLQFGPGMHGAEATAAITARAGAPRVLVLTTYDTDADILAAVEAGAAGYLLKDAPPEELSAAVRTAASGHSALAPTVADRLMDRMRTPAAALSRRELEVLELVKDGLSNQQISKRLFLSQATVKSHLVHIYAKLGVDSRTAAVAVATERGVIRRRG, encoded by the coding sequence ATGACCATCCGCCTGCTGCTCGCGGACGACCATCCCGTCGTACGCGCCGGACTGCGCGCCGTCCTGTCGGCCGAGCCGGACTTCGAGATCGTCGCGGAGGCACCGACGGCGGAGGCCGCGGTCGAACGCGCCGGGGCGGGTGGCGTCGACGTCGTCCTCATGGACCTGCAGTTCGGTCCCGGTATGCACGGCGCGGAGGCCACGGCGGCGATCACGGCTCGCGCCGGCGCACCCCGCGTCCTGGTGCTGACCACGTACGACACCGACGCGGACATCCTGGCCGCGGTCGAGGCGGGCGCGGCGGGCTACCTCCTCAAGGACGCCCCGCCCGAGGAGCTCTCCGCGGCGGTGCGCACCGCCGCCTCGGGCCACTCGGCCCTCGCCCCCACGGTCGCCGACCGCCTGATGGACCGCATGCGCACCCCGGCCGCCGCCCTGAGCCGCCGCGAACTGGAAGTGCTCGAACTCGTCAAGGACGGCCTGTCCAACCAGCAGATCAGCAAGCGTCTGTTTCTGAGCCAGGCGACGGTGAAGTCCCACCTGGTGCACATCTACGCCAAGCTGGGCGTGGACTCGCGCACGGCGGCGGTGGCGGTGGCCACCGAGCGGGGCGTCATCCGGCGGAGAGGCTAG
- a CDS encoding IucA/IucC family protein: MPPRLPPLDRGTIEETADAYAAAPLLNCLLREVAERAQEPGVYRLPSDGRLLRVRGARRPTEPELYADGAWHRLTHTELVKLTAEELRRCTGLSSSELPTEMTDSRDAVAALLTARARTTPPDDLYLRSEQSLITGHPYHPAPKARGGGPVTGWLPYAPEAYARFPLELLAVREDAVVEEGDTTALDVFGEAPPGYRLLPAHPWQLDLVGARPEILDAFADGRLVRLGRTARPLWPTAAIRTLYAPDDDLFVKFSLDVRITNDIRRLWRHDLLKMRRTDAVTASAFAASRAPAAWLSDRGYRTADFAFEELAVLVRDGLRGHLVPGATPLLAAALVEGFDGSPLDALTDPSAWWAAYLRQVVPPVLEAFDRHGVVIEAHVQNTLVAVDADGMPVQALFRDAEGVKVLPGVTRAAGWERLVYCLIVNHLVELAALLAELHPSVDLWPAVRRELIRYDADHGLPEIAGLLASPTLPGKTNLLLRWTGADGADARYVPLPNPLRTAP; this comes from the coding sequence ATGCCCCCCAGGCTCCCCCCGCTCGACAGGGGCACCATCGAAGAGACCGCAGACGCGTACGCCGCCGCGCCGCTGCTCAATTGTCTCCTGCGGGAGGTGGCGGAGCGCGCGCAAGAGCCCGGCGTGTACCGGCTCCCGTCCGACGGCCGGCTGCTGCGGGTGCGGGGCGCCCGGCGGCCCACGGAACCCGAGCTGTACGCCGACGGCGCCTGGCACCGGCTCACCCACACCGAGCTGGTCAAACTCACCGCCGAGGAACTGCGCCGCTGCACCGGCCTGTCCAGCTCCGAACTGCCCACCGAGATGACCGACAGCCGCGACGCGGTGGCCGCGCTGCTCACCGCACGTGCCCGCACCACCCCGCCCGACGACCTGTATCTGCGCTCGGAACAGTCCCTGATCACCGGGCACCCGTACCACCCCGCCCCCAAGGCCCGCGGCGGCGGCCCGGTCACCGGCTGGCTGCCGTACGCGCCCGAGGCGTACGCCCGCTTCCCGCTGGAACTGCTCGCCGTGCGCGAGGACGCGGTCGTCGAGGAGGGCGACACGACGGCGCTCGACGTCTTCGGGGAGGCCCCGCCCGGGTACCGGCTGCTCCCCGCCCACCCCTGGCAGCTCGACCTGGTGGGCGCGCGCCCGGAGATCCTGGACGCCTTCGCGGACGGCCGGCTCGTACGGCTGGGGCGCACCGCGCGCCCCCTGTGGCCGACGGCCGCCATCCGCACGCTGTACGCCCCCGACGACGACCTGTTCGTGAAGTTCAGCCTCGATGTGCGCATCACCAACGACATTCGCCGGCTGTGGCGGCACGACCTGCTGAAGATGCGCCGCACCGACGCGGTGACCGCCTCGGCGTTCGCCGCGTCGCGAGCTCCCGCCGCCTGGCTGAGCGACCGCGGCTACCGCACCGCCGACTTCGCCTTCGAGGAGCTCGCCGTCCTCGTCCGCGACGGACTGCGCGGTCACCTGGTGCCCGGCGCGACCCCGCTCCTCGCGGCCGCCCTCGTGGAGGGCTTCGACGGCAGCCCCCTCGACGCTCTCACCGACCCGTCCGCCTGGTGGGCGGCGTATCTGCGCCAGGTCGTGCCCCCGGTGCTGGAGGCGTTCGACCGCCACGGAGTCGTCATCGAGGCACATGTGCAGAACACGCTGGTGGCGGTCGACGCCGACGGCATGCCCGTACAGGCCCTGTTCCGGGACGCGGAAGGCGTGAAGGTGCTGCCGGGGGTGACGCGCGCGGCCGGCTGGGAACGCCTCGTGTACTGCCTGATCGTCAACCACCTCGTCGAACTCGCCGCGCTCCTCGCCGAACTCCACCCGAGCGTGGACCTGTGGCCCGCCGTACGCCGGGAGTTGATCCGTTACGACGCGGACCACGGCCTCCCCGAGATCGCCGGCCTGCTCGCCTCGCCCACCCTCCCCGGCAAGACGAACCTGCTGCTGCGGTGGACGGGCGCGGACGGCGCGGACGCGCGCTATGTGCCCCTGCCCAATCCGCTCCGGACCGCACCGTGA
- a CDS encoding SelT/SelW/SelH family protein codes for MSTENSHRVQIEYCTQCRWLPRAAWLAQELLTTFETELTELSLKPGTGGVFVVRVGDEVVWDRREQGFPEPTAVKRLVRDRVAPEKSLGHSEK; via the coding sequence TTGAGCACGGAGAACAGCCACCGCGTCCAGATCGAGTACTGCACCCAGTGCCGCTGGCTGCCCCGCGCCGCCTGGCTCGCCCAGGAGCTCCTCACCACGTTCGAGACCGAGCTGACCGAGCTGTCCCTGAAGCCCGGTACCGGTGGTGTCTTCGTCGTACGCGTCGGCGACGAGGTCGTCTGGGACCGCCGTGAACAGGGCTTCCCGGAGCCCACGGCGGTGAAGAGGCTCGTACGCGACCGAGTGGCCCCGGAAAAGTCCCTGGGCCACTCGGAGAAGTGA
- the aceB gene encoding malate synthase A yields the protein MSAPAPSSLAIVDAEPLPRQEEVLTDAALAFVAELHRLFTPRRDELLARRAERRAEIARTSTLDFLPETAAIRADDSWKVAPAPAALNDRRVEITGPTDRKMTINALNSGAKVWLADFEDASAPTWENVVTGQLNLIDAYTRNIDFTDPKSGKSYALKANDELATVVMRPRGWHLNERHLVDADGKPVPGALVDFGLYFFHNAQRLLDLGKGPYFYLPKTESHLEARLWNDVFVFAQDYVGIPQGTVRATVLIETITAAYEMEEILYELRDHAAGLNAGRWDYLFSIVKNFRDGGQKFVLPDRNAVTMTAPFMRAYTELLVRTCHKRGAHAIGGMAAFIPSRRDEEVNKVAFEKVKADKDREAGDGFDGSWVAHPDLVPIAMASFDAVLGDKPNQKDRLREDVSVAAGDLIAVDSLDARPTYDGLVNAVQVGIRYIEAWLRGLGAVAIFNLMEDAATAEISRSQIWQWINAGVVFEHDGKTVAATPELAREVAAEELANIRAEIGEEAFAAGNWQQAHDLLLTVALDEDYADFLTLPAYEQLAS from the coding sequence ATGTCCGCACCAGCGCCGTCCTCGCTGGCCATCGTCGACGCCGAGCCCCTGCCCCGGCAGGAAGAGGTCCTCACCGACGCGGCCCTCGCCTTCGTGGCCGAGCTGCACCGGCTGTTCACGCCCCGGCGTGACGAGCTCCTCGCCCGCCGCGCGGAGCGCCGCGCCGAGATCGCCCGCACCTCCACGCTCGACTTCCTCCCGGAGACCGCCGCCATCCGCGCGGACGACTCCTGGAAGGTGGCCCCCGCTCCGGCCGCCCTGAACGACCGCCGTGTCGAGATCACCGGCCCCACCGACCGCAAGATGACCATCAACGCCCTCAACTCGGGCGCGAAGGTCTGGCTCGCGGACTTCGAGGACGCCTCGGCGCCCACCTGGGAGAACGTGGTCACCGGCCAGCTCAACCTGATCGACGCGTACACGCGGAACATCGACTTCACCGACCCGAAGTCCGGCAAGTCGTACGCCCTCAAGGCGAACGACGAGCTCGCGACCGTGGTGATGCGGCCGCGCGGCTGGCACCTGAACGAGCGCCACCTCGTCGACGCGGACGGCAAGCCCGTCCCGGGCGCGCTCGTCGACTTCGGCCTGTACTTCTTCCACAACGCGCAGCGCCTGCTCGACCTCGGCAAGGGCCCGTACTTCTACCTCCCGAAGACGGAGTCGCACCTGGAGGCCCGCCTCTGGAACGACGTCTTCGTCTTCGCGCAGGACTACGTCGGCATCCCGCAGGGCACCGTCCGCGCGACCGTCCTGATCGAGACGATCACGGCCGCGTACGAGATGGAGGAGATCCTCTACGAACTCCGCGACCACGCCGCCGGCCTGAACGCGGGCCGCTGGGACTACCTCTTCTCCATCGTCAAGAACTTCCGTGACGGCGGGCAGAAGTTCGTGCTGCCGGACCGCAACGCGGTGACGATGACGGCCCCGTTCATGCGGGCGTACACCGAACTCCTCGTCCGCACCTGCCACAAGCGCGGCGCGCACGCGATCGGCGGCATGGCGGCGTTCATCCCGTCGCGGCGCGACGAAGAGGTCAACAAGGTGGCCTTCGAGAAGGTCAAGGCCGACAAGGACCGCGAGGCGGGCGACGGCTTCGACGGCTCCTGGGTCGCGCACCCGGACCTGGTGCCGATCGCGATGGCCTCCTTCGACGCCGTCCTCGGCGACAAGCCGAACCAGAAGGACCGGCTGCGCGAGGACGTGTCGGTCGCCGCCGGTGACCTGATCGCCGTCGACTCGCTCGACGCCAGGCCCACGTACGACGGTCTGGTCAACGCCGTCCAGGTCGGTATCCGCTACATCGAGGCCTGGCTGCGCGGCCTCGGCGCGGTCGCCATCTTCAACCTGATGGAGGACGCGGCGACCGCCGAGATCTCCCGCTCGCAGATCTGGCAGTGGATCAACGCGGGTGTCGTCTTCGAGCACGATGGAAAGACCGTGGCGGCCACTCCGGAGCTGGCCCGCGAGGTCGCCGCCGAGGAGCTGGCGAACATCCGCGCCGAGATCGGCGAGGAGGCCTTCGCGGCGGGCAACTGGCAGCAGGCGCACGACCTGCTGCTCACGGTGGCGCTGGACGAGGACTACGCGGACTTCCTCACCCTGCCCGCGTACGAGCAGCTGGCCAGCTGA
- a CDS encoding HipA family kinase, protein MLRDVTAVRYVNPLRAGGSVPGIVEADDLGTYVVKFTGSAQGRKALVAEIIVGELARALGLRFPELVLVHFDPAVGEHEPHQEVQDLLRASAGLNLGMDYLPGAKDFTPEIAKTFAVDPLEAGKVIWLDALTVNVDRTVHSSNLMIWPTFGIAPPRLWLIDHGAALVFHHRWDASSPEKAYDFRRHALGGYTPDTRAADAVLAPLVTEELLRAVLAEVPDGWLTEEPGFATPDEVREAYVGYLHARVRASAAWLPTDFPSREELAAEDAHRAAKTQEGRPDWLKRVPDLHGKPAAEQDWSVHLG, encoded by the coding sequence GTGCTGCGCGACGTGACTGCTGTTCGATACGTGAACCCGCTGAGGGCGGGCGGCTCCGTGCCCGGAATCGTCGAGGCCGACGACCTGGGGACGTACGTCGTGAAGTTCACGGGCTCCGCGCAGGGCCGCAAGGCGCTGGTCGCCGAGATCATCGTCGGTGAGCTGGCGCGCGCTCTCGGCCTGCGGTTCCCCGAGCTGGTCCTCGTGCACTTCGACCCGGCGGTCGGCGAGCACGAGCCCCACCAGGAGGTGCAGGACCTCCTGCGGGCCAGCGCCGGACTCAACCTCGGCATGGACTATCTGCCGGGCGCGAAGGACTTCACCCCGGAGATCGCCAAGACGTTCGCCGTCGACCCGCTGGAGGCGGGCAAGGTGATCTGGCTGGACGCCCTCACGGTCAACGTGGACCGCACGGTGCACAGCTCGAACCTGATGATCTGGCCCACCTTCGGCATCGCGCCCCCGCGACTGTGGCTCATCGACCACGGCGCGGCCCTCGTCTTCCACCACCGCTGGGACGCCTCGTCGCCGGAGAAGGCGTACGACTTCCGACGCCACGCGCTGGGCGGCTACACCCCCGACACACGGGCCGCGGACGCCGTACTCGCCCCTCTGGTGACCGAGGAGCTCCTGCGCGCGGTGCTGGCCGAGGTGCCCGACGGGTGGCTCACGGAAGAGCCCGGTTTCGCGACCCCCGACGAGGTCCGCGAGGCCTACGTCGGATATCTGCACGCCCGGGTGCGGGCGTCCGCGGCCTGGCTCCCCACGGACTTCCCCAGCCGGGAGGAGCTCGCCGCCGAGGACGCCCACCGCGCGGCGAAAACCCAGGAAGGCCGGCCGGACTGGCTGAAACGGGTCCCGGACCTGCACGGCAAACCGGCGGCGGAACAGGATTGGTCGGTGCACCTCGGATGA